One Phaseolus vulgaris cultivar G19833 chromosome 11, P. vulgaris v2.0, whole genome shotgun sequence genomic window carries:
- the LOC137806156 gene encoding uncharacterized protein, producing MTSRPARARSEEMTLQQLMGMVHGLQDAVAASKVEQERMLADLTASQARSEELHRTNEELRHRWRGRDEPEAASPPREFTTPFSQAILETAIPNTFTGPKATFTGMEDPEAHLTAFHTQMLLVGGSDAARCKLFMSTLTGMAMGWFISLPEGHVTSFAQLSQLFREQYLANRTPAPVSYDLFDVKQFQGETLKEYISRFGAQVVKVGTKEVPMIVYAFKKGVLPGSFSKTLNRSRPKTFAEIRRQAVEHIASEGETYEKCTTTVPARPKVQIRTQPVRVHQAVIERKQFDRKRAYEPRRTQPKGRVEEGREASKPPRHNFVMELKDLIAVPNIADRLRPPIKADKVLGPRKESWCEFHEAFGHHINNCLALGYQLDELVKNGFLKDYLVEKQAGRPSGSQPGGSEGQQHEAPVLSEIHTIAGGFSGGGCTASQRKRYARSVMSVEVFEDHSPDVDITFTKEDLRDVVPHDNDPIVISLVTAGRTVHRVLVDQGSAADVMFWPTFERLQLSTDQLRPYGGCLYGFAGDKVEVRGYIELRTTFTDGAASRTEKINYLVVNAPSAYNILLGRPTLNRIGAVPSTRPMKVKLPSMEGVIVTIRSDQEEAKRCYENSLKNR from the coding sequence ATGACCTCCCGACCagcacgcgctaggagtgaagagatgaccctaCAGCAGCTCATGGGCATGGTGCACGGGCTACAAGACGCAGTGGCAGCCTCGAAAGTAGAACAGGAGCGCATGCTGGCGGACCTGACAGCTTCTCAAGCAAGAAGCGAGGAACTCCACCGCaccaacgaggagttacgcCATAGATGGCGTGGCAGAGACGAACCGGAGGCTGCATCCCCACCCAGGGAATTCACAACACCATTTTCACAGGCAATCTTGGAGACGGCAATTCCCAATACGTTCACAGGACCCAAAGCGACCTTCACGGGAATGGAGGATCCCGAAGCAcacctcacggcgttccacacacagatgttgCTGGTAGGTGGTTCAGACGCCGCTAGgtgcaagcttttcatgagcaccctgacaggGATGGCCATGggctggttcattagcctcccagagggccacGTCACGTCCTTCGCCCAACTTTCACAACTATTTAGAGAGCAGTACCTAGCCAACAGAACTCCCGCCCCAGTCTCGTACGATCTTTTCGACGTCAAGCAGTTCCAAGGCGAAACCCTaaaagagtacataagccgctttggggcacaggtAGTGAAAGTAGGCACCAAGGAGGTACCCATGATTGtatacgcattcaagaagggggTGCTTCCCGGATCTTTCAGTAAAACGCTTAACCGCAGTCGCCCCAAAACCTTCGCCGAGATAAGGCGACaagcggtagaacatattgcctCAGAAGGTGAAACGTACGAGAAATGCACAACCACTGTGCCAGCACGCCCCAAGGTACAGATACGCACGCAACCTGTTCGGGTTCACCAAGCCGTCATAGAAAGGAAACAATTTGACAGGAAACGCGCTTACGAGCCACGGAGGACCCAACCTAAGGGTCGAGTAGAGGAAGGGAGAGAAGCAAGCAAGCCGCCGAGGCACAACTTCGTGATGGAACTTAAAGATCTGATTGCGGTACCCAACATAGCCGATAGGTTGAGGCCGCCAATTAAAGctgacaaggtgttgggacctcGCAAGGAGtcgtggtgcgaattccacgaagcattcgggcaccatattaacaactgtcTGGCGCttggctatcagttggatgagctcgtgaagaatggtttcctgaaggattacttggtGGAGAAACAGGCGGGACGACCATCAGGCTCGCAACCGGGGGGCAGTGAGGGGCAGCAGCACGAGGCGCCCGTTCTCAGtgaaatccacaccatagctggtgggtTCTCGGGTGGCGGGTGTACGGCGTCGCAGCGTAAAAGGTATGCGAGGTCCGTAATGTCAGTGGAAGTTTTTGAGGACCATTCgcccgatgtggacatcacgttcactaaggaagacctcagggatgttgtgccgcatgacaacgatcccattgtgatCTCGCTCGTCACGGCAGGGAGAACGGTTCATCGGGTCTTGGTCGATCAAGGGAGcgcggcagacgtgatgttctggccgaccttCGAAAGGCTACAACTATCTACGgaccagctgaggccatatGGAGGCTGCTTATACGGTTTTGCGGGTGATAAAGTCGAAGTCAGGGGATACATTGAGTTAAGAacaacgttcacagatgggGCCGCCTCGCGCACGGAGAAAATCAactaccttgtcgtgaacgccccctcagcatataatatcctattgggaaggccaacactcaataggataGGAGCTGTACCCTCCACGAGGCCTATGAAGGTTAAATTACCTTCAATGGAAGGGGTGATCGTCACCATCCGATCTGACCAAGAAGAGGCAAAGagatgctacgaaaacagcctcaagaacaggTGA
- the LOC137806164 gene encoding uncharacterized protein: protein MDTVSEGTAKGDVVMDVALEAATKGDVTMEDVEPRPESNAGVEEEENCPESARESSIVRALLASEKRPRPVGDWLEREIGGKTFKLGKTLDGETQEQIAKKSNGKWRMCVDFTDLNKACPKDSYPLPSIDALVDSAAGCKLLSFLDAFSGYNQIKMHPIDEEKTAFMTEKSCYCYKVMPFGLKNAGATYQRLMDKVLAPMLERNVQAYVDDMVVTPLEKNQHIADLDELFVTIAKYKLKLNPEKCIFGMEPGKFLGFLLTERGIEANPDKCVAILAMRSPATVMEVQQLTGRMVALSRFVSASGERGHPYFQCLKRNNRFVWTNECEEAFVKLKEYLASPPVLCKPQMGAPLRLYFAVTEKALSAVLVQDQDQIQKPVYFVSKVLKKPYVAGRMVKWAVELLEFDIKYEPRGPIKGQIFADFVVELSSETVQNAGDGFRWVLSMDGSSNQLGSGAGIILEGPNGVLIEQSLRFAIKASNNQAEYEALIAGILLAKEMGSRVLMAKSDSLLITGQVTGEFQAKDPQMAAYLEYVQELRRSCVLFEVVHVRREQNAQADLLAKLASSGKGGRQRTVIQETLKTPRAFVADHQVLQVCKSREGMARGHKSLSQETLRTPRVKAHPVGETKMTQVCAVHEPDTWITPYQRYMADGVLPMDPTEARKVKKNSSKFTLIDGELYRFGFTHPLLVCVHGEKCTRIMAELHEGICGSHIGGRALATRTIHASYYWPTMREDCKRYAQRCKQCQEHADWHKAPPEELKSIYSP from the exons ATGGATACAGTGTCAGAGGGGACCGCCAAAGGCGACGTGGTTATGGATGTGGCATTGGAAGCAGCCACCAAGGGCGACGTAACCATGGAAGATGTCGAGCCGAGGCCTGAGAGCAACGCTGGAgtagaggaagaggaaaactGCCCAGAATCCGCCAGGGAGTCAAGCATTGTGAGAGCATTGCTCGCTAGTGAGAAGAGGCCTCGGCCAGTTGGAGattggctcgaaagggagatcggcgGCAAAACTTTTAAGTTGGGAAAAACTTTAGACGGCGAGACACAGGaacagatcgccaag aagagcaatgggaaatggcgaatgtgtgtcgacttcacagatctaaacaaagcctgtccaaaggattcctatcctttgccaagtatagacgccctagtggacagcgcagcagggtgtaagttgttaaGTTTCTTAGAcgcattctcggggtacaaccaaattaagATGCACCCCATCGACGAGgaaaaaactgccttcatgacggagaagtcgtgctattgctacaaggtgatgccttttgggctgaagaatgcgggggccacgtaccagagacTGATGGATAAAGTGCTTGCACCTATGCTTGAGAGGAACGTACAAGCTTACGTTGACGATATGGTCGTAACACCCCTGGAAAAAAACCAGCATATTGCCGATTTGGATGAGCTGTTCGTTACGATAGCCAAATACAAACTGaagctgaaccctgagaagtgcatATTCGGCATGGAACCGggaaagttcttaggttttcTCTTGACCGAAAGAGGGATCGAAgcaaaccctgacaagtgtgtggccattttggcgatgaggagccctgcTACGGTTatggaggtgcagcagctcacagGTCGGATGGTCGCCCTGTCGCGATTTGTGTCTGCTAGTGGAGAGAGGGGtcacccgtatttccagtgcttgaaaaggaataataggtttgtctggacgaatgagtgtgaagaggctttcgtgaaactcaaagagtacttggcgagcccgccggttctgtgcaaacctcaaATGGGAGCGCCCCTCAGGTTATACTTCGCCGTAACCGAGAAGGcgctgagtgcggtgctcgtccaggaccaagatcaaattcagaaacccgtttattttgtcagcaag GTTCTAAAGAAACCATATGTGGCTGGAAGAATGGTAaaatgggcggtagagttgttggagttcgacatcaagtatgagccccggggaccgatcaagggacaaatcttcgctgacttcgtggtcgaaCTGTCTTCTGAAACAGTGCAGAACGCCGGAGatggttttcgttgggtgctctcaaTGGATGGGTCCTCTAACCAGTTGGGCAGTGGGGCCGGGATAAttctggaaggacccaacggcgtgttgatagaacagtccctaaGGTTTGCCATTAAAGCCAGCAATAACCAAGCGGaatatgaggctttgatcgctggtatcttgttggcaaaggagatgggatcaagggtgctgatggccaagagcgattcatTGCTAATCACAGGCCAAGTAACTggtgagttccaggctaaggatccgcagatggcagcttatctggagtatgtgcaggagttgaggaGGTCTTGTGTTTTGttcgaagtagtgcatgtgcgaagagagcagaacgcccaagctgacttgctagcaaagctcgccagttcgggcaaggggggcaggcagaggaccgtcatacaagaaaccctgaagacacctcgagcgTTCGTGGCggaccaccaagttctccaagTCTGCAAGTCAAGGGAAGGGATGGCGAGGGGTCATAAGTCTCTatctcaggagaccttgaggacgcCAAGGGTTAAAGCGCATCCAGTGGGAGAGACAAAGATGACACAAGTTTGCGCCGTCCACGAGCCggacacatggataacgccataccagcgctacaTGGCAGATGGCGTACTCCCAATGGACCCgacggaagctaggaaggtaaaaaagaactccagcaagttcaccctcatcgatggcgagttgtacaggtttgggttcacacacccccttttagtatgtgtgcatggagagaagtgcacgagaattatggccgagctccatgaggggattTGCGGGAGTCACATCGGAGGTCGAGCCTTGGCGACAAGAACCATCCATGCAAGTTATTATTGGCCGacaatgagggaagactgcaagagatatgcccaacgttgcaagcagtgccaggagcacgccgattggcacaaggcgcccccggaagagttaaagtcaatctacagTCCCTga